Sequence from the Microbacterium sp. 1.5R genome:
CCGCACCGATCCCGTCGGATGCGCCGGTGAGGACCACCGTCTTCGGGGTCACGACGTCGGCTCCGCTGCGCCGCGGCTGCGCCCGACGTACACGGTGTTGGACGACGTCCCACCGGTGACCGCGTTCGCGAAGTCGACCACGTGGGCGACGGCGTCGTCGAACACGGCACGCATCTCGTCCATGAAGGCATCGTCGGGCGGATCATCCGACCACAGTGCGAAGACGCCACCGGAGGCGAGGTGCCGGTCGAGGGCGCGCAGGCCGGCCGCGGTATAGAGGTCGGCGTGCGTGGGGTCGAGCTGGTGGCGCGGCGAGTGGTCGACATCGAGCAGGATCGCGGAGTAGCCGCGGTGGCCCTCCGGGGGCGCTGCGCGGACCACGGCGAAGAAGTCGTCCTCGACCAGGCTCGTGCGCGGGTCGTCGACGAGTTCCGCCGACACGGGCAGCAACTTCCGTCGGTGCCATCCGATCACCGCGCCGAGCCGGTCGACCACGGTGAGCGACGCCACACGGTCGTCACGGAGCGCCGTGACCGCCGTGTATCCGAGCCCCAGGCCGCCGACCAGCACAGAGAGGTCGTCGCCGGCGACAGCGGCCAGGCCGAGATTCGAGAGCTCCTCCTCCGCCACCGTGAACAGGCTCGACATCAGGTATTCGTCACCGAGCTTGACCTCGTAGATCTCCTGGCCGACAGCGGGTTCGGTGCGGCGACGCAGCGTCAGCTCGCCGATGGGGGTCTCCTGCCAGTCGAGCTCTTCGAATCTCGTGATCATCGGGGATTCTCGCCGTCGTCGTTCGTGTTCGCGCGCAAGGGTGCAGACGCGTCAGTCCGGGCCGGGGAGTCGGGAGCCGTCGTCGGCGACGGCAGCCGGATCTTCTCGGGCTCCGGATCGGAGACGGCCCCGGCGCGGGCGGGCGTCGTCGATGCGGCATCCGTGACGGTGCCCGCTGATGGATGTGCGGGGAGCTCGCGCGCGACCTGCTTCTCGAGCACCTGCACGGCCTCGTCGCTCAGCAGGATCAGGCCCTCGAGCTCGTCGCGCACGCGTCGGTAGGCGACGTTGCGCTCGGCCTGGGTGGCCGACTCGTCGACGGCGACCTTGAGCAGCTGCTGCGCGCGGTCGAGGCGCTTGCGCTCGGGTTCGGTGAAGGTCGAGTCGCGCAGCCGCCGGGCATCCTTCTCGGCGATCTCGAACGCGACGGCGTACGCGCCGACGGCGTCGAGGTACTCCGACACCTGCTGCTCCGTCACGGCTGCGTCAGCGGAGAGCGGGCGCAGCGCATCCGCCGTCCTCTTGGCCCGAAGGAACGCCGCGACCAGAGGCTGGCGTCCGTCGCTCATGGCGGGGAAGGCGATGAGCTTCGCGACGTCGAGCTCGTAGTCGAGCCACCGCGCGGTGATCTCGTCGTGCTCGGAGAAGAGCCGCTCGAGCAGGGTGTTCGGTGCGACGGAAGCACGAGTGTCGACGAACGCCGGTCCCGCCTGCCTCGCCCTTCCGGTGCGGGCTTCGAGCTGAGCCGTCTTGATCTCGGCCTTCAGTCGCAGGGTCTCGATGCGACGTTCGTGGCGACGCTTCGAGTTGCGCTCCCACGCCTTCGCGGCGCCGCCGGCCATGCCCATGATGGGGAAGACGAGCCACCAGTAGTGCCCCGCGAAGTTCCAGAAGCCCTGGATGAACTCGTCCATGATGCCCTCAGCCTACTTCTCGGGCTGTGTGGCGTGGGCGGCCGGGGTTGCGTGCGCGTGTGCTCCACAACTCCGGAGATCCGGACTGGCAGGCGACCACGTTCGTTCGCAAGCGCCGAGAAGACGGGCGGCCCTCGCGGGGGTGCACAGGATCTCCGGAGTTATGGAGCCCCCGGGGCGCCGATCAGAGGCCGAGCTTCTCCGCGCAGGCGACGCAGTGCGTGGCGAACGGGCGCACCTCGAGTCGCGCCTCGGGAATCGGCCTGCCGCAGTGCGCGCAGACGCCGTAGGTGCCGGCATCCAGTCGTGCGATCGCGTCGTCGACCTGCTGGAGTTCGGATGCCGCCGCATCGGCGAGCCCGGTCAGCCGTGACCACTCGGACGAGAGCGTGACGCCCTCGGGGTCGTGCTCGTCGTCGTCGTTCGAGCCTTCGCGATCGTGCATCAGCTCGGCGAGGGTCGCCGCCGTGGATGCGACGCGCGCCGTCGCCTCGGCGCGCAGCATCTCGAGGCGTGAGCGGGCATCCGACGTCATCCGCACACTCTAGGCGGCACCTCCGACACCAGCCGTTCACTCAGCGTTCCGTTTCGAGTACGGCGGTCTCGTAATTGCCTGTCACCTTCGCGAGTTGGAATACCCATGTTCTCGGAATTCGGGAACGCCTCCTCCCGAAAGGTCATCATGCGCCGCCTCACCCTGCCCGCCGTCGGCCTCCTCGGCGTCGCCGCCCTCGCCCTGACCGGCTGCCAGAGCCCGTCCGCCGAAGCGGCCCCCGCCGACCCGAACGCTCCTCTCACGATCGCGACGATCCCGGTCGGTGACGACCCCACAGCCGAGAACCCCGTCGAGGTCTTCGCCGAGCTGCTCGAAGACGCCACCGGCCGCGACGTCGAGATCACCGATGTTCCCGACTACCTCAGCGTCGTCGAGGCGATCCGCGCCGACCACGTCGACATCGGCATCATGAGCGGCTTCCCCTCGGCGCTCGCCGTGAACACGGGCGAGGTCGACGCGCTCGTCGCCTTCCAGGGCGACGGCAAGCCCGTCTCGACCTGTGTGGTGCTGAACGACTCGCCGATCCAGACCGTCGAGGACCTCGAGGGCAAGACCGTCGCCTTCGCCGACCAGGCGTCGAGCTCGGGCTACTTCATGCCGGTGTACATGCTGCATGAGGCGGGCCTCGAGCAGGGCACCGACTACGAGGCGATCTTCGCCGGCGGACACGAAGGCAGCTTCGCCGCGCTCGAGCAGGGACAGGTGGATGCCGCCTGCACTGCCGTCATGCTGACCGAGCTCGGCGCGCCGATGTTCCCGTTCGCCGACGGGGAGTGGCGTGCGGTGGGTGAGAGCCCGGCGATGGACATCCAGGGTGCTGTGCTCGGACGTCAGTCGCTCGACGCCGAGACCCGCAAGGTCATCCAGGAGGGCATCGCCGAAGTCTTCTCGCCCGAGAACGCCGAGCGCCTCGGAGCGTACGGCGCCTTCGCCGCCGCCGAGCAGACCGTCGACCCCGACGGTTCGTCGTTCGCCTCGTTCGCCGAGATCGCCGCGGTCGCCGGTGTCGAGCTCAAGGACCTCAAGTGACGAGTCCCGCACCCGTCGTCGCTTCGCTGGAGAACGCGCGCGGTGCGTCCGCCGGTCGGCATGTCGCCTCCCGACGCGCCGAGACGGCATCCGATGGTCTGGGATCTCCGACGGCGGAAGAGCTCCGCACCCCCACCGCCGCGCTCCGCCAGGCCCTGCCGCTCGTCACGGTGCGCGACCTCAGCGTGGCGTATGACACCACCACCGTGCTCGACCGCGTCGATCTCGACCTGTTCCCGGGCGAGATGGTCGCGCTGCTGGGCGCCTCGGGGTCGGGCAAGTCCACCCTGATGCGCAGTCTCACGGGCTTCGCGCCGATCTCGGCAGGGTCGGCGCGGGTCGCCGGCCACGACGTCACCAATCTCGCGCGCGGCGAGCTGCGCACCCTGCGGTCGGATGTCGGCCAGGTGTTCCAGCAGTTCAACCTCATCCCGCGCCTGAGCGTCATGACGAACGTGCTGGCCGGAGCCCTGCACGGCGCGGGCTCCATCAATCTGGTCGGCGGCTTCTCGAGCGCGCACCGTCGCCGCGCACTCGAGCTGCTCGATCGCGTCGGCATCGCGCACAAGGCCAACGAGCCTGCTCGCTCGCTGTCGGGCGGACAGCAGCAGCGCGTCGCGATCGCCCGCGCTCTCATGCAGCAGCCGAAGGTGATCCTCGCCGACGAACCGGTCGCGTCGCTCGACCCGAAGCTCGCCGACTCCGTGCTCGGTCTGCTGCGCGAGATCGCCACCGAAGACGGCATCCCCGTGCTCGTCAGCCTGCACGTGCTGCCGCTGGCCCTCGCGCACAGCGACCGCATCATCGGCCTGCGGCACGGACGGATGCTGGTCGCCGGCGCCACTTCGCAGCTGGATGCCGCGGCCCTTGCGCCGCTCTACGACGACGAGGAGCACGACGATGACGCTCACCACTGACCCCCGCTCCACGGCAGGGTCGGCAGGCTCAGCCGGCCCCGCCGCCGGCACGACCGACCGCTCGATCTCGAGGCCGACCCTCGACCCTGCCGAGCGCTCGCGGCTCGAGCGGGCGTTCCGGGTGCCGCGCGCGAGGTTCCTGCTCGGGCTGCCGATCGCCGCCCTGCTGCTGATCTGGTCGTTCAACGGCGCCGAGTTCAACTTCATCAAGCTGGGCGACGGCGCGGTCAACATGGGCGAGTTCCTGTCGCGCCTGTTCCCGCCGGACTTCTCGAAGATCGGCACGATCCTCGCGTTGCTGCTCGAGACCTTCCAGATGGCGGTGGTCGGCACCGTGCTCGGAGCCGTGCTCTCGCTGCTCGTCGCCTTCGGGGCATCGTCGAACATCGCGCCGAAGTGGGTCTACTACCCGACGCGCTGGGTGATGAACATCATCCGCTCGGTGCCCGACCTGGTGTTCGCGCTCATGTTCGTCTCGGCCGTCGGACTCGGTCCGTTCGCCGGCATCCTGGCCATGACCCTCGGCTCGATCGGGTCGATCGGCAAGATCTTCGCCGAGGCCATGGAGCAGGTCGACCGCGGACCCGTCGTCGCCATGGAGGCGGTCGGTGCCTCGAAGCGTCAGGTCATCCAGTACGGCATCCTGCCGCAGAGCGCACCGCTGCTCACGTCCTACACGCTGCTGCTGTTCGAGGGCAACGTGCGCGGCGCGACCATCCTCGGCCTCGTCGGCGCCGGTGGCATCGGCCTCGAGCTGACCACCGCCATGCGCATGTACGACTACGGCCACCTCAGCGCCATCATCATCTGCATCATCGTGCTCGTCACGGCGATCGACCAGGGCAGCGCCCTCATCCGAAGGAGAATCACATGACCATCGCCGACATCGACCTGGTGCTCAGCGCCCCCGTGAACCTGCGCGACCTCGGCGGCATCCCGATCGAGGGGGGAGTACTGCGGGAGGGTCTCGCGATCCGCACGGATGACCTCGCCTACGTCACGACCGAGATCGCGTCGCAGCTCGTAGCCGCAGGGCTCACCGCGATCATCGACCTGCGCTCGCCGCTCGAGGTCTCGGTCACGGGGCGGGGTCCGCTCGCCGACTACCCGGTCGCGTACCACCACCTGCCGCTGATCGCGGATGTCGGGGAGTCGATGAACCGCGACGCTCCCGAGCTCAGCCACGACGCCATGGGCCGGATGTACCTGCGCATGGTCGAGGTCGCCGCACCCCAGCTCGTCACCGCGCTGAACGTGATCGCCTACACGCCGGGAACCGCGGCGTTCCACTGCGCGGCCGGGCGCGACCGCACCGGAGTCGTGGCGGCGATGCTGCTGCTCGCCCTCGGCGCGGCTGATGATGACATCGTCGCCGACTACGCCCTCACCGGCGGCAACATGGTCGCGATCATGCAGCGCACCGCACCCGTGATGGGCGCGATGTGGAAGGCGCTCGGCTTCGACGCGGATGCCGCCGGTGCGACATCGTCGCTGTTGGAGGGTTCGATGGAGGTGTCGATGCGCACCCTGCTCGACACCCTCCGCGCGCAGCACGGCGATGCACTCGCTCCGCTGAGAGCGGCGGGACTGTCGGATGCGACTGTCGCGCGGCTCCGTGAGCGGGCGCTCGCCGCGTGACGACCGTGGAGCTGGAGGCTCGCGTCGCGAGCGCGGGTGACGCTGTCGGTGCCGCTCCGGTCGCCGTCGGAACTGCGGGCTCGACGTCTGCGGGCGCGAAGTCTGTGGGCTCGAAGTCTGCGGGCGCGTCGGATGCCGGGGCTGCGGTCCGCCGCCGCCCCGGCCGTCCGCGCGATGAGGACATGGACGGGCAGATCGTCGCCGCGACGCTCGAGATCATCGATGCGGGCGAGGACGTCACGGTCAGTCGTGTCGTCGCGCGGAGCGGAGTCAGTCGCGCTGCCCTGTATCGGCGGTGGCCGTCGCTCACGACGCTGATCGCGGCGGCGCTCGACGTCGGACGCACCATCCCGCCCGAATACCCGGACCATATCGACCTGCGCGAGGCGCTGTTCGACGGGTTCGGTCTCGGTGACACCGGGGTGGCGCTGTCTGTCGCGGCATCCGGCTATGCGGAGGAACGATTCCGGCAGCGCATCCGACTCGTCATGTCGGATCGCGCACTGCAGAAGGCGTACTGGCAGTCGCACGTGTCGCGGCGACGAGTGCCGCTCCTGAACGCGTTGCGCGCGGGAATCTCCCGTGGCGAGCTGCGGGCCGACCTCGACGTCGAGGCGTGCTTCGATGCGATAGCCGGCACCGCGTACTACCAGATCGTCGTGCGCGGCGACCGGATGGACGACCCTGCGGTGGCCGCTCGCCTGCGGGCTGCGGTCGAGACGATCTGGCGCGGGATGGTCGCCTGACCCACGCGTCCCGGCACCCCGGCCATCCGGGTGAGGTGATGCAGACGGCATGCTGGGTCACGAATGGCGGGAGCATCGCCCTCAGGAGATCTCACGCACGGAAGGAGATCTCACGTACCGAAGGAGATCTCACGCATCGAAGGAACATTCCTCGGATGGGCTCCTTCGTTGTGCGAGATCTCCTTCGCAGGGACGCCGAGCGGCTGTCACCGCCGCGACGTCAGCGGAAGGAGATCTCACATACCGAAGGGATCTCACGCACCGAAGGAGATCTCACATACCGAAGGGATCTCACATACCGAAGGGATCTCACGCACCGAAGGAGATCTCACCTACCGAAGGGATCTCACATACCGAAGGGATCTCACATACCGAAGGAGATCTCACGCACCGAAGGAGCATTCCTCGGATGGGCTCCTTCGTTGTGCGAGAGCTCCTTCGCAGGGACGCCGAGCGGCACGCCGAGCGGCAGTCACCGCCGCGACGTCAGCGCGCCTCAGGCGTCTCCGAGCTCGCCACGAGCTGCACCGTGTCGGTCCTGACTCCCGGGTGCTCGCGCTCGAGCGCAGCACCCTCCATGTCGACGTTCGGAAGGATGCGGTCGAGCCACCGCGGCAGCCACCAGGCCGACCGGCCGAGCAGGTGCATGAGCGCCGGCATGAGCAGCATCCGGACGACGAAGGCGTCGAGCAGCACACCGAACGCCAGGCCGAAGCCGATCGAGCGGATGATGGTCGACTCCGAGAAGATGAATCCGCCGAAGACCGACACCATGATGAGTGCCGCGGCGACGACGACCGAACGTCCGGCCCGGAAGCCCTGCGCGACGGCATCCCGTGCCGAGGCTCCGTGCACGTACGCCTCGCGCATCCCCGAGGCGAGGAAGAGCTGGTAGTCCATCGCCAACCCGAACAGGATGCCGACGAGGATCACGGGCAGGAAGCTGAGGATGGGCCCCGGGCTGTCCAGGCCGATGAGGTCGGCGCCCCAGCCCCACTGGAACACGGCGACGATCAGGCCGTAGGTCGCGAACAGCGAGAGCACGAAGCCACCGGTGGCGATGATCGGCACGAGCAGCGAGCGGAACACGACGATCATGATGAGCAGCGAGAGCCCGACCACGACCACGAGGTAGAGCGGCAGGACGGCGGCCAGCGCCTCGGAGATGTCGATGTTGGTCGCGGCCTGCCCGGCGACGCCGAGGGTGATGCCGCCGTCGAGCTGCGGCAGGGCGCGGATGTCCTGCACGAGCTTCTCGGTCGATGCGCTGTTCGGGCCTTCGGCGGGGAGCACCTGGAACGCGAGCAGGGTGTTGTCGTCGGAGTTCGCGATCGGGGCGACACCCACGACGTCGTCCTGGTCGGCGATCTTCTGGGCGATCTCGACCTGCGTGGCGAGCAGGTCGTCGTCGCTCACCGCGTCGTCGAGGGTGGCTGTGACGAGCAGCGGACCGTTCGCCCCTTCGCCGAACTGCTCGTCGACGATGTGGAAGGCGCGGTAGCTGGTCGAATCCGACGGTTCGCTCGCGCCGTCGGGCAGTCCGAGGCGCATCGACATCGACGGGATCGCGACGATCAGCAGTGCGATCACGCTGACGAGCACGGTGACGATCGCGCGGAGCGTGGACATCCGCTTCACGGGCTTGCCCGCGGCGTGCGGCTGGCCGATCGTGGCGCGAGCCTTGCCGCTGAGCAGTCGTGTGCCGACGAGCCCGAGGATCGCGGGGGCGAGCGTGATGGCGACGAGCACGGCGACGCCGACGCAGACCGCGCCGACCGTGCCCATGAGTCCGAGGAACGGAACGCCGGTGACGTTGAGGGCCAGCAGCGCGACGATCACCGTGGTGCCGGCGAACACCACGGCCGTTCCCGAGGTGCCGGTGGCGAGGCCGATGGATTCGCGAACCGGAACACCATTGAGCAGCTGCTTGCGGTGCCGGTTCACGATGAAGAGCGAGTAGTCGATGCCGACGGCGAGACCGAGCATGACGCCGAGCAC
This genomic interval carries:
- a CDS encoding tyrosine-protein phosphatase, whose protein sequence is MTIADIDLVLSAPVNLRDLGGIPIEGGVLREGLAIRTDDLAYVTTEIASQLVAAGLTAIIDLRSPLEVSVTGRGPLADYPVAYHHLPLIADVGESMNRDAPELSHDAMGRMYLRMVEVAAPQLVTALNVIAYTPGTAAFHCAAGRDRTGVVAAMLLLALGAADDDIVADYALTGGNMVAIMQRTAPVMGAMWKALGFDADAAGATSSLLEGSMEVSMRTLLDTLRAQHGDALAPLRAAGLSDATVARLRERALAA
- the phnE gene encoding phosphonate ABC transporter, permease protein PhnE is translated as MTLTTDPRSTAGSAGSAGPAAGTTDRSISRPTLDPAERSRLERAFRVPRARFLLGLPIAALLLIWSFNGAEFNFIKLGDGAVNMGEFLSRLFPPDFSKIGTILALLLETFQMAVVGTVLGAVLSLLVAFGASSNIAPKWVYYPTRWVMNIIRSVPDLVFALMFVSAVGLGPFAGILAMTLGSIGSIGKIFAEAMEQVDRGPVVAMEAVGASKRQVIQYGILPQSAPLLTSYTLLLFEGNVRGATILGLVGAGGIGLELTTAMRMYDYGHLSAIIICIIVLVTAIDQGSALIRRRIT
- a CDS encoding MMPL family transporter, whose protein sequence is MASLLFRLGSLAARKAWTVIVSWVVILGLGVGAFLTLGGTLSNSFDIPGTASGAVTDQLAEKLPDTAGGTGTVVYQTTDGSAFTEQQKQEISALAKSAEDLDGVASVIDPFDAQQQQAVQAQDLADGKDQIEGGRAQLDAGQAQLDEGRTQLEAGLDQLTTARSQAEAGGAPAQQLAALDAQIEALNAQAAQLDAQQKTIDDSRAELDANAEKVDLGSTLLDLTNGIGVVSEDGSTAIVNVSFEDPRLELSEEVKQGTIEHFESSPIEGVEVDFGTDIAQGVPEIFGVGEAIGLAFAAVVLIVMLGTLIGAALPIVTAVVGVGVGVTASLAFSGVVDMASVTPVLGVMLGLAVGIDYSLFIVNRHRKQLLNGVPVRESIGLATGTSGTAVVFAGTTVIVALLALNVTGVPFLGLMGTVGAVCVGVAVLVAITLAPAILGLVGTRLLSGKARATIGQPHAAGKPVKRMSTLRAIVTVLVSVIALLIVAIPSMSMRLGLPDGASEPSDSTSYRAFHIVDEQFGEGANGPLLVTATLDDAVSDDDLLATQVEIAQKIADQDDVVGVAPIANSDDNTLLAFQVLPAEGPNSASTEKLVQDIRALPQLDGGITLGVAGQAATNIDISEALAAVLPLYLVVVVGLSLLIMIVVFRSLLVPIIATGGFVLSLFATYGLIVAVFQWGWGADLIGLDSPGPILSFLPVILVGILFGLAMDYQLFLASGMREAYVHGASARDAVAQGFRAGRSVVVAAALIMVSVFGGFIFSESTIIRSIGFGLAFGVLLDAFVVRMLLMPALMHLLGRSAWWLPRWLDRILPNVDMEGAALEREHPGVRTDTVQLVASSETPEAR
- a CDS encoding phosphonate ABC transporter ATP-binding protein codes for the protein MTSPAPVVASLENARGASAGRHVASRRAETASDGLGSPTAEELRTPTAALRQALPLVTVRDLSVAYDTTTVLDRVDLDLFPGEMVALLGASGSGKSTLMRSLTGFAPISAGSARVAGHDVTNLARGELRTLRSDVGQVFQQFNLIPRLSVMTNVLAGALHGAGSINLVGGFSSAHRRRALELLDRVGIAHKANEPARSLSGGQQQRVAIARALMQQPKVILADEPVASLDPKLADSVLGLLREIATEDGIPVLVSLHVLPLALAHSDRIIGLRHGRMLVAGATSQLDAAALAPLYDDEEHDDDAHH
- the phnD gene encoding phosphate/phosphite/phosphonate ABC transporter substrate-binding protein, which produces MFSEFGNASSRKVIMRRLTLPAVGLLGVAALALTGCQSPSAEAAPADPNAPLTIATIPVGDDPTAENPVEVFAELLEDATGRDVEITDVPDYLSVVEAIRADHVDIGIMSGFPSALAVNTGEVDALVAFQGDGKPVSTCVVLNDSPIQTVEDLEGKTVAFADQASSSGYFMPVYMLHEAGLEQGTDYEAIFAGGHEGSFAALEQGQVDAACTAVMLTELGAPMFPFADGEWRAVGESPAMDIQGAVLGRQSLDAETRKVIQEGIAEVFSPENAERLGAYGAFAAAEQTVDPDGSSFASFAEIAAVAGVELKDLK
- a CDS encoding TetR/AcrR family transcriptional regulator; amino-acid sequence: MTTVELEARVASAGDAVGAAPVAVGTAGSTSAGAKSVGSKSAGASDAGAAVRRRPGRPRDEDMDGQIVAATLEIIDAGEDVTVSRVVARSGVSRAALYRRWPSLTTLIAAALDVGRTIPPEYPDHIDLREALFDGFGLGDTGVALSVAASGYAEERFRQRIRLVMSDRALQKAYWQSHVSRRRVPLLNALRAGISRGELRADLDVEACFDAIAGTAYYQIVVRGDRMDDPAVAARLRAAVETIWRGMVA
- a CDS encoding spermidine synthase, yielding MITRFEELDWQETPIGELTLRRRTEPAVGQEIYEVKLGDEYLMSSLFTVAEEELSNLGLAAVAGDDLSVLVGGLGLGYTAVTALRDDRVASLTVVDRLGAVIGWHRRKLLPVSAELVDDPRTSLVEDDFFAVVRAAPPEGHRGYSAILLDVDHSPRHQLDPTHADLYTAAGLRALDRHLASGGVFALWSDDPPDDAFMDEMRAVFDDAVAHVVDFANAVTGGTSSNTVYVGRSRGAAEPTS
- a CDS encoding TraR/DksA family transcriptional regulator — its product is MTSDARSRLEMLRAEATARVASTAATLAELMHDREGSNDDDEHDPEGVTLSSEWSRLTGLADAAASELQQVDDAIARLDAGTYGVCAHCGRPIPEARLEVRPFATHCVACAEKLGL